A genome region from Labilibaculum antarcticum includes the following:
- a CDS encoding sulfate adenylyltransferase subunit 1 has translation MAEKTAGYLDMELLRFTTAGSVDDGKSTLIGRLLYDSKAIFEDQMEAIELSSKKRGDEEVDLALLTDGLRAEREQGITIDVAYRYFATPKRKFIIADTPGHIQYTRNMVTGASTANAALILVDARNGVIEQTLRHSYIANLLQIPHIIVCINKMDLVDYSQETYDRIKDDYQKKIVDKLNVKDVRFIPISAKLGDNVVDASTNMDWYSGTPLLDLLENIKIVDDRNHGDSRLPVQYVIRPQSDKFHDYRGYAGRVASGVFHPGDKVRILPSGIETTIEAIDSFTGEQEVAFTPQSVTLRLSDNIDISRGDMIVDANNVPNVSQEFDAMLCWMNERAMMPRGKYTIKHTTNETRCMIRDVKFKVNVDTLDEVTDDKLVGLNDIACVSFKAAKPLFFDSYKKNRLTGSFILIDEGTNETVAAGMIL, from the coding sequence ATGGCAGAGAAAACAGCAGGATATTTAGATATGGAACTATTGCGATTCACCACAGCAGGAAGTGTTGATGATGGAAAGAGTACCCTTATCGGAAGATTATTATACGATAGTAAAGCCATTTTCGAAGATCAAATGGAAGCTATCGAACTCAGTAGTAAAAAAAGAGGCGACGAAGAAGTTGATCTTGCATTATTAACTGACGGTTTACGTGCTGAACGTGAGCAAGGAATTACTATTGATGTTGCTTATCGTTATTTTGCAACACCAAAACGAAAGTTTATTATTGCCGATACTCCAGGGCACATTCAGTATACCCGAAATATGGTTACTGGTGCGTCTACTGCGAATGCAGCATTAATTTTGGTTGATGCACGTAATGGTGTCATTGAACAGACACTTCGTCATTCGTACATTGCCAATTTATTGCAAATACCACATATTATTGTGTGTATCAATAAAATGGACTTGGTTGACTATTCTCAAGAGACTTACGATAGAATTAAGGACGATTACCAAAAAAAGATTGTTGATAAACTGAATGTCAAAGATGTTCGTTTTATACCGATCTCGGCAAAATTGGGTGATAATGTAGTTGATGCATCAACGAATATGGACTGGTATTCTGGTACACCTTTGTTGGATTTATTAGAAAACATTAAAATTGTTGATGATCGTAATCATGGAGACTCAAGATTGCCTGTTCAGTATGTGATTCGTCCGCAATCTGATAAATTTCACGATTATCGTGGATATGCAGGTAGAGTTGCAAGTGGTGTTTTTCATCCTGGAGATAAGGTGCGAATACTGCCTTCAGGAATTGAAACAACTATTGAAGCTATCGATTCTTTTACCGGAGAGCAGGAGGTTGCATTTACGCCTCAATCAGTAACATTAAGATTAAGTGACAATATTGATATTTCAAGAGGAGATATGATTGTTGATGCGAATAATGTGCCGAATGTGAGTCAGGAGTTTGACGCAATGCTTTGTTGGATGAATGAACGAGCTATGATGCCTCGTGGAAAATATACCATTAAACACACCACCAACGAAACCCGTTGTATGATTCGTGATGTGAAATTCAAGGTGAATGTGGATACTTTAGATGAAGTTACAGATGATAAGTTGGTTGGATTAAATGATATTGCATGTGTATCTTTTAAAGCTGCTAAACCATTGTTTTTCGATTCCTATAAAAAGAACCGCTTAACGGGTAGTTTCATCCTTATTGATGAAGGTACAAATGAAACTGTTGCCGCAGGTATGATTTTATAA
- a CDS encoding DUF6265 family protein yields MCICCTSNELSKLYFLEGTWKVEGKEKFEVWERVGSSELTGFAYKLVDGQKNITETLRIKIEGGSIVYQATVPDQNEGVSVSFVLNESDNSCFSFENKKHDFPKKNQYKKVTKTKLEIQVLGDQDKGFSFVQKKE; encoded by the coding sequence ATCTGCATTTGTTGTACTTCAAACGAACTTTCCAAACTCTATTTCCTAGAAGGGACTTGGAAAGTAGAAGGAAAAGAAAAATTTGAGGTGTGGGAGCGGGTTGGCAGCTCAGAATTAACAGGATTTGCATACAAGCTGGTTGACGGACAAAAGAATATTACTGAAACTCTTCGTATTAAAATAGAGGGTGGTTCAATTGTTTATCAGGCTACTGTTCCTGATCAGAATGAAGGCGTTTCCGTTTCATTTGTCTTGAACGAGTCGGATAATTCTTGTTTCTCATTTGAAAACAAGAAGCACGACTTTCCTAAAAAAAATCAATACAAAAAAGTTACTAAAACGAAACTTGAAATTCAGGTTTTGGGAGATCAGGATAAAGGCTTTTCCTTTGTTCAAAAAAAGGAGTAA
- the proS gene encoding proline--tRNA ligase, with product MAKVLTSRSENYSQWYNDLVIKADLAENSPVRGCMIIKPYGYAIWEKMQAQLDQMFKDTGHQNAYFPLLIPKSFLSKEADHVEGFAKECAVVTHYRLKNDPNGKGLIVDPDAKLEEELIIRPTSETIIWSTYKNWIQSYRDLPILINQWANVMRWEMRTRLFLRTAEFLWQEGHTAHATKEEALVETKQMVDIYGEFAEQWMGVPVLKGHKSESERFAGALDTYCIEALMQDGKALQAGTSHFLGQNFAKAFDVKFTNKEGKEDYVWASSWGVSTRLMGALVMAHSDDNGLVLPPKLAPIQVVIIPIYRKDEELAKIAEVIDPLVAKLKAKGISVKFDDSDNRKPGWKFAQYELKGVPVRLAIGARDLENGTVELARRDTLTKETVSIEGVEDVIENLMVEIQNSIFQKALDFRAEKTTKVDTYDEFKELLESKTGFFLAHWDGTAETEAKIQAETKATIRCIPFEGDGEEGVCMVTGKPSLQRVVFAKSY from the coding sequence ATGGCAAAAGTTTTAACCAGTAGAAGCGAAAATTATTCGCAATGGTATAATGATCTGGTGATCAAGGCAGATTTAGCAGAAAACTCTCCGGTAAGAGGATGTATGATTATCAAACCTTATGGCTACGCTATTTGGGAAAAGATGCAGGCACAATTGGATCAAATGTTCAAGGATACCGGTCATCAAAATGCATATTTCCCTCTTTTAATTCCAAAATCATTTTTGAGTAAGGAAGCTGATCATGTGGAAGGCTTTGCAAAGGAATGCGCAGTAGTAACTCATTACCGTTTAAAAAATGATCCGAACGGAAAGGGTTTAATTGTTGATCCGGATGCGAAATTGGAAGAAGAGTTAATTATTCGACCTACTTCTGAAACGATTATTTGGAGTACTTATAAAAATTGGATCCAGTCGTATCGCGATTTACCAATTCTCATTAATCAATGGGCGAATGTTATGCGTTGGGAAATGCGTACCCGTTTGTTCTTGCGTACAGCTGAATTTTTGTGGCAGGAAGGTCATACAGCGCATGCTACCAAAGAAGAAGCATTAGTTGAGACCAAACAAATGGTTGATATATACGGTGAATTTGCTGAACAGTGGATGGGAGTTCCTGTATTGAAAGGACATAAGTCTGAATCGGAACGTTTTGCGGGAGCATTAGATACCTACTGCATTGAAGCCTTAATGCAGGATGGAAAAGCTCTTCAGGCTGGAACATCTCACTTCTTAGGTCAGAATTTTGCAAAAGCATTTGATGTGAAATTCACCAATAAAGAAGGCAAAGAAGATTATGTTTGGGCAAGTTCATGGGGAGTTTCCACTCGCTTGATGGGTGCTTTGGTAATGGCTCATTCCGATGATAATGGATTGGTATTGCCTCCGAAATTGGCTCCAATTCAGGTTGTTATTATTCCTATTTATCGCAAAGATGAAGAATTAGCGAAAATTGCAGAAGTGATAGATCCTCTTGTCGCAAAATTGAAAGCCAAAGGTATTTCAGTGAAATTTGATGATAGCGATAACCGCAAGCCAGGATGGAAATTTGCTCAATATGAACTAAAGGGTGTTCCTGTTCGTTTGGCAATTGGAGCTCGCGATTTAGAGAATGGAACCGTTGAGTTAGCTCGTCGTGATACTTTAACAAAAGAAACAGTTTCGATTGAAGGAGTAGAAGATGTAATTGAAAATTTAATGGTAGAGATTCAGAATTCAATCTTTCAAAAAGCTTTGGATTTTAGAGCCGAAAAAACGACTAAGGTTGACACTTACGATGAGTTTAAAGAACTATTGGAAAGCAAAACCGGATTTTTTCTGGCTCATTGGGACGGAACAGCTGAAACAGAGGCGAAAATTCAAGCTGAGACTAAAGCAACTATTCGTTGTATTCCTTTTGAAGGAGACGGTGAAGAAGGGGTTTGTATGGTAACAGGGAAGCCTTCGCTGCAGCGAGTTGTTTTTGCAAAATCATACTAA
- the pepT gene encoding peptidase T, with product MSTLIDKFIQYVKFNTESDTETGLTPSTPGQMILAEELTKQLEEMGLENVSLDENGYVMAVLPSNLDHKVPTVGFVAHMDTSPDFSGKHVKPQFWENYDGNDILLNKEQNIVMKVVDFPELKQYKGQTIITTDGTTLLGSDDKAGVAEIMTAIEYLSNHPEIKHGAVHIGFTPDEEIGKGADFFNVKKFGADFAYTLDGGEIGELQYENFNAAFAKISFKGRNVHPGMAKDKMINSMLIANEFLTRLPKDEVPEKTEGYEGFYHLISMSGSVENSNLQYIIRDFDMDKYEERKQFVQSLCDEFCEKYGEGSVSLEITNQYYNMREKIVPVKYIVDIAEEAMKQVGVEPMIIPIRGGTDGSRLSYMGLPCPNIFAGGHNFHGRFEYVPVESMEKSVEVILKIVELISKQ from the coding sequence ATGAGTACCTTAATAGATAAGTTTATACAATACGTAAAGTTTAATACCGAATCGGATACAGAAACAGGATTAACTCCCAGTACTCCAGGTCAGATGATTTTGGCTGAAGAATTGACCAAGCAATTGGAAGAAATGGGATTGGAGAATGTCAGTCTTGATGAGAATGGATATGTTATGGCTGTGCTTCCATCCAATTTGGATCATAAAGTACCTACGGTTGGTTTTGTAGCTCATATGGATACCAGTCCTGATTTTTCGGGAAAACATGTGAAGCCTCAGTTTTGGGAGAATTATGATGGTAATGATATTCTTTTGAATAAGGAACAGAACATTGTAATGAAAGTGGTTGATTTTCCAGAGCTAAAACAATACAAAGGTCAAACGATAATTACCACCGATGGAACTACTCTTTTAGGATCAGATGATAAAGCCGGTGTTGCCGAAATCATGACTGCAATTGAATATTTATCCAATCATCCGGAAATAAAACACGGTGCTGTTCATATTGGCTTTACACCTGATGAGGAAATTGGAAAAGGAGCTGATTTCTTTAATGTGAAGAAATTTGGAGCTGATTTTGCCTACACGCTTGATGGTGGTGAAATTGGAGAGTTGCAGTATGAGAATTTCAATGCTGCATTTGCAAAAATTAGCTTTAAGGGTCGCAATGTTCATCCAGGAATGGCAAAAGACAAAATGATTAACTCGATGTTGATTGCCAATGAGTTTTTGACTCGTTTACCAAAAGACGAAGTGCCTGAAAAAACGGAAGGATATGAGGGATTCTATCATCTGATTTCGATGTCGGGAAGTGTGGAGAATTCGAATCTTCAATACATTATTCGTGATTTTGACATGGATAAGTATGAGGAGAGGAAACAATTTGTACAATCTCTTTGCGATGAATTCTGTGAGAAATATGGAGAGGGAAGTGTAAGCCTTGAAATAACCAATCAGTATTACAACATGCGCGAAAAAATTGTGCCGGTAAAATACATTGTAGATATTGCTGAGGAGGCAATGAAACAAGTTGGAGTTGAGCCAATGATTATCCCAATTCGTGGCGGAACCGATGGAAGTCGCTTATCCTATATGGGTTTGCCTTGTCCGAATATTTTTGCTGGAGGTCATAACTTTCACGGAAGATTCGAATACGTTCCCGTAGAATCGATGGAAAAATCGGTAGAGGTGATTCTAAAAATTGTAGAACTGATTTCCAAGCAATAA
- the cysD gene encoding sulfate adenylyltransferase subunit CysD encodes MKEYNINHLRELEAESIFVIREVAAQFENPVMLFSGGKDSIIMFHLARKAFAPAKVPFAMMHIDTGHNFPETIEFRDMLMEKTGTRIIIRYVQDSIDQGKVAEETGINASRNKLQTVTLLDGLEDLKVDCAMGGGRRDEEKARAKERFFSHRDEFGQWDPKNQRPELWNLFNGKKNMGEHFRVFPISNWTEMDVWQYIYLENIEIPNLYFSHEREVFQRNGTLLAKSDCIPMRPNEKTEKRIVRFRTIGDATCTGAVESKADTLEEIIEEVAATRTTERGTRADDKRSEAAMEDRKKEGYF; translated from the coding sequence ATGAAGGAATACAATATTAATCATTTAAGAGAACTGGAAGCTGAATCGATTTTTGTGATTCGTGAAGTTGCGGCCCAATTTGAAAATCCGGTCATGTTATTTTCTGGAGGAAAAGATTCTATTATCATGTTCCATTTGGCTCGTAAGGCTTTTGCTCCTGCAAAAGTACCTTTCGCAATGATGCATATTGATACTGGACATAATTTTCCTGAAACGATCGAGTTTCGAGATATGTTGATGGAGAAAACAGGAACACGTATTATTATTCGTTACGTTCAGGATTCTATCGATCAAGGAAAAGTTGCTGAAGAAACTGGAATTAATGCCAGTAGAAACAAGTTACAAACCGTTACTCTTTTAGATGGTCTCGAAGATTTAAAAGTAGATTGTGCAATGGGCGGTGGTCGTCGCGACGAGGAAAAAGCAAGAGCAAAAGAGCGTTTTTTCTCACACAGAGATGAGTTTGGTCAGTGGGATCCAAAAAATCAGCGTCCTGAATTGTGGAATCTGTTTAATGGTAAGAAAAATATGGGAGAACATTTCAGAGTATTCCCTATTTCGAACTGGACTGAAATGGACGTATGGCAATACATCTACCTTGAAAATATTGAAATTCCTAATTTATACTTTTCTCACGAACGTGAAGTATTTCAAAGAAATGGAACTCTTTTAGCAAAAAGCGATTGCATACCAATGCGACCGAACGAAAAGACTGAGAAAAGAATCGTAAGATTCCGAACCATTGGAGATGCTACTTGTACCGGAGCTGTAGAATCGAAAGCTGATACTTTAGAGGAGATTATCGAAGAAGTTGCTGCGACAAGAACTACTGAGCGTGGAACCAGAGCCGATGATAAAAGATCTGAAGCTGCGATGGAAGATCGTAAGAAAGAAGGGTATTTTTAA
- the pabB gene encoding aminodeoxychorismate synthase component I — protein MRKRLTFHISDTSKFKEQLLFWSKKFQYVSILDSHEVNQKANSKMEYNTYELVAGIDALQIIEPVQNCFDALKAEVDSAKDWWFGYFGYDLKNEIEKLTSKNQDRLCMPEMNFFRPRWVFLLDVDTLLVHYYDEEFTEEDIYNLVKNIQHFTVPKEKDVAVSEIQLKISTDEYLKAIQQLKEHIRRGDIYEVNFCQEFYAEDTYIPPRQTFRKLMKVSPTPYSCFYRMGEKYLLSASPERYLKKVGQKIISQPIKGTAKRGANEEEDKLIKESLFSDPKERAENIMIVDLVRNDLSRTAEKNSVIVEELCGIYSFPQVHQMISTVVSELKEGIHFIEAIRQTFPMGSMTGAPKVRAMKLIEKYESTKRGLFSGAVGYITPDGDFDFNVVIRSIQYNAMNHYLSFMVGGAITMQSNPEKEYEECMLKAKAIMKVLKE, from the coding sequence ATGCGAAAAAGGCTTACTTTCCACATATCCGATACATCGAAATTTAAGGAGCAGTTACTGTTTTGGAGCAAGAAGTTTCAATACGTTAGTATTCTCGATAGTCATGAGGTGAATCAAAAGGCGAACTCGAAAATGGAGTACAATACTTACGAGTTGGTTGCTGGTATTGATGCCCTTCAGATTATTGAGCCTGTGCAAAATTGTTTCGACGCTTTAAAAGCGGAGGTCGATTCAGCAAAAGATTGGTGGTTTGGTTATTTCGGCTACGATCTTAAAAATGAGATTGAGAAGCTTACTTCTAAAAATCAGGATCGCTTATGCATGCCGGAAATGAATTTTTTCCGTCCTCGGTGGGTTTTCCTCTTAGATGTAGATACTTTATTAGTTCATTATTACGATGAGGAATTTACCGAAGAGGATATTTATAATTTGGTAAAGAATATCCAGCATTTTACTGTACCGAAAGAGAAAGATGTTGCTGTTTCGGAGATTCAATTAAAAATCAGCACAGATGAGTATTTAAAAGCGATTCAGCAATTGAAAGAGCACATCCGCAGAGGTGATATCTATGAAGTGAATTTTTGTCAGGAATTTTATGCTGAGGATACCTATATCCCGCCAAGGCAAACATTTCGGAAATTAATGAAGGTTTCGCCAACGCCATATTCCTGTTTTTACCGCATGGGCGAGAAGTATTTGTTATCGGCTAGTCCGGAACGATACCTTAAAAAGGTGGGACAAAAAATTATATCGCAACCCATAAAAGGGACTGCAAAGCGAGGAGCTAACGAGGAGGAAGACAAGCTGATTAAAGAGAGTTTGTTTTCTGATCCGAAGGAAAGAGCAGAGAATATCATGATCGTAGATTTGGTTCGTAACGATTTATCGCGAACAGCAGAGAAGAATTCGGTTATTGTGGAGGAATTATGTGGTATCTATTCATTCCCGCAGGTGCACCAAATGATATCAACTGTAGTTTCTGAATTGAAAGAAGGTATTCATTTTATAGAGGCAATTCGTCAGACTTTTCCTATGGGATCGATGACCGGAGCACCAAAAGTTAGGGCCATGAAATTGATTGAGAAATATGAATCGACTAAGCGAGGACTATTTTCAGGTGCAGTTGGTTATATTACACCCGATGGAGATTTTGATTTTAATGTGGTAATTCGAAGTATTCAGTATAACGCTATGAATCATTATTTGTCTTTTATGGTGGGTGGGGCTATTACCATGCAGTCAAATCCTGAAAAGGAATATGAGGAATGCATGTTAAAAGCAAAAGCCATAATGAAAGTGCTAAAAGAGTAA
- a CDS encoding OmpP1/FadL family transporter: MKRYTFLLILSLIAGTSYSQSVDNALKYSRQEFSGTARSTAMGGAFGALGGDFSSLSINPGGIGVYRSSEFTFTPSIEYTESKNSGFSEDKYSFTMGNVGYVATFIPRMAPEKGWQNFNFGIGYNRIANFNREGYLFNLNSGTSLLDRWASLASGESDELYPFEEKLAYDTYLININDEGNYQAVLFEGDRMDQQKRIDEKGYIGEYVLSFGANYGHKLYLGATVGIQDLYHKSTTSYSEFSLMDNITSLNEFTFNEYMTTSGVGVNLKFGAIYKVTNSLRLGAAIHTPTFYNLEEKYYTSLSSTFEPSIPDGFPEDGEATHSYYSADINNKDLTAIANYDFETPFRTILSAAYLFGKKAILSVDYEMIDYSNTEFNDSDVSDSMEDNQKIADTYQSTSNLRIGAEYRITPNFSLRGGYAKIGDPYKSAVNEGYDTYSGGFGIKQNNFFFDMAYQYKEYNEDFVMYDGSVDDFVRLNNTNHQVRMTFGFKF, translated from the coding sequence ATGAAACGATATACTTTTTTGCTCATCTTGTCCCTAATAGCAGGAACTTCATATTCTCAAAGTGTAGATAATGCACTAAAATATTCGAGACAAGAGTTTAGTGGAACCGCACGTTCAACCGCAATGGGAGGAGCTTTTGGAGCCTTAGGCGGCGACTTTTCAAGTCTAAGTATCAATCCTGGTGGTATTGGTGTTTACCGAAGTTCTGAATTTACGTTTACTCCTTCGATTGAATATACTGAATCAAAAAACAGCGGGTTCTCAGAGGACAAGTACAGTTTTACCATGGGAAATGTTGGCTATGTAGCAACTTTTATTCCTAGAATGGCACCTGAAAAAGGATGGCAAAATTTCAACTTTGGAATTGGATACAATCGAATTGCAAATTTCAATCGCGAAGGTTATTTATTCAATTTAAATTCAGGAACATCATTGCTTGACAGATGGGCCAGCCTGGCATCCGGTGAATCCGACGAACTTTACCCTTTTGAAGAAAAACTTGCTTACGATACTTACCTTATCAACATTAATGATGAAGGGAACTACCAAGCTGTTCTTTTTGAGGGAGATCGTATGGATCAACAAAAACGTATTGACGAGAAAGGATACATTGGTGAATACGTATTATCTTTTGGTGCCAACTATGGACACAAACTGTATTTAGGTGCTACTGTTGGTATTCAAGATTTATACCATAAGTCAACAACATCATATTCCGAATTTTCTCTTATGGATAACATTACATCCTTGAACGAATTTACCTTTAATGAATACATGACGACATCTGGTGTTGGTGTTAATCTGAAATTTGGAGCAATTTATAAAGTGACAAACAGTTTACGATTGGGTGCAGCAATTCACACACCTACATTTTATAATCTTGAAGAGAAATATTACACATCGCTAAGTTCTACATTTGAACCTAGTATTCCTGATGGATTTCCGGAAGACGGAGAAGCGACTCATAGTTATTATTCAGCAGACATTAATAACAAGGACCTGACAGCAATAGCAAATTATGATTTTGAAACTCCTTTCAGAACAATTCTAAGTGCGGCCTATCTATTTGGAAAGAAAGCTATTCTTAGTGTAGATTATGAAATGATTGACTACTCGAATACCGAATTTAATGATAGTGATGTTAGTGATTCAATGGAGGATAATCAAAAAATTGCTGACACATACCAATCAACATCTAACTTAAGAATTGGTGCTGAATATCGTATAACCCCTAACTTCAGTTTACGAGGTGGATATGCTAAAATTGGTGATCCTTACAAGAGTGCTGTTAATGAAGGTTACGACACTTACTCAGGAGGTTTTGGAATTAAACAAAATAACTTCTTTTTCGATATGGCATACCAATACAAAGAATACAATGAAGATTTCGTAATGTATGATGGTAGTGTTGATGATTTCGTTAGATTGAACAATACAAACCATCAGGTTCGAATGACCTTTGGATTTAAATTTTAA
- a CDS encoding winged helix-turn-helix transcriptional regulator: MKKGDCPIDTFINYVKGKRKATIILHLMQGTKRYNELVKLLPDISDRMLSKNLKELEEDGLVIRKLYPEVPPKVEYSLTDLGKEIHPILKAMFLGGRIFERLTEE, encoded by the coding sequence TTGAAAAAAGGAGATTGTCCCATCGATACATTCATCAATTACGTTAAGGGAAAGCGAAAAGCAACCATCATTTTGCATTTGATGCAGGGTACCAAACGATACAATGAATTAGTGAAACTGTTACCAGATATCAGCGATCGAATGCTCAGTAAAAATCTAAAAGAATTAGAAGAAGATGGTTTGGTGATCCGTAAGCTTTATCCTGAAGTTCCGCCTAAGGTTGAATACAGCCTTACCGATTTGGGAAAAGAGATTCATCCGATTTTAAAAGCCATGTTTCTAGGTGGTCGGATTTTTGAAAGATTAACGGAAGAATAA
- the tilS gene encoding tRNA lysidine(34) synthetase TilS encodes MLRKIVRFVEEEKLFYRDEKILVTVSGGVDSVVLLNLLCEMEVECGVAHCNFHLRSDESDGDFEFVKNLAREKGLPFYSKDFDTKTYAAENKISIEMAARDLRYKWFEDLREAFDYKYIAIGHHADDVAETVLINLARGTGIHGLSGIKSKLGKIVRPLLPFPRKQLLKYAKENSIEFREDSTNAETDYVRNKIRHQIMPVLEEINPAIRTTMTENVQRFREVEQIYNLVIEENRLHLVFTRENQLLISIPKLKELLAPVSNLFELLSPYGFHHRDVRQIAESIHGISGKLFYSATHQLLRDREYLILTEISESNKNEYSIAEEDSLLKIPLEIKISKLDRTTGFKFPTDQKIACLDSNLLKFPLILRKWKEGDSFRPIGMKGKKKISDFFIDQKFSMQDKEDTWLLISGSKIVWVVGHRMDDRFKITKATTKIFRLELA; translated from the coding sequence ATGCTGCGTAAAATTGTCCGTTTTGTAGAAGAAGAAAAATTATTTTACCGTGATGAAAAAATATTGGTTACGGTAAGCGGTGGAGTAGACTCCGTTGTTTTGCTCAATCTTCTTTGCGAAATGGAGGTTGAATGTGGAGTAGCGCATTGTAATTTTCATTTGCGAAGCGATGAATCGGATGGTGATTTTGAATTTGTAAAGAATTTGGCAAGGGAGAAGGGCCTGCCTTTTTATTCAAAAGATTTTGACACTAAAACATACGCTGCAGAGAATAAAATTTCTATTGAAATGGCTGCTCGGGATCTTCGTTACAAGTGGTTTGAAGATTTAAGAGAAGCTTTTGATTACAAGTATATTGCCATAGGTCACCATGCCGATGATGTGGCCGAAACGGTGCTTATTAATTTGGCTCGGGGAACGGGTATTCATGGCTTATCAGGAATCAAATCGAAGTTAGGGAAGATTGTTCGTCCGCTACTGCCATTTCCTCGTAAGCAATTGCTAAAATATGCAAAAGAGAATTCGATTGAGTTTAGAGAGGATTCTACGAACGCCGAAACCGATTATGTTCGGAATAAAATCCGTCATCAGATAATGCCTGTTTTGGAGGAGATAAATCCGGCCATTCGTACTACTATGACGGAGAATGTTCAACGCTTTCGTGAAGTTGAGCAGATTTACAACCTGGTTATTGAAGAGAACCGCTTGCATTTGGTTTTTACTCGGGAGAATCAATTGTTGATATCAATTCCAAAACTTAAAGAGTTGCTTGCCCCTGTTTCTAATTTGTTCGAGCTTTTATCTCCATATGGTTTTCATCATCGTGATGTTCGTCAGATTGCAGAATCTATTCATGGAATTTCGGGGAAGTTATTTTATTCGGCAACACATCAATTGCTTCGCGACCGGGAGTATTTAATTCTTACTGAGATTTCGGAAAGCAATAAAAATGAATATTCTATCGCTGAGGAGGATAGCCTGCTAAAAATACCTCTTGAAATAAAAATTTCAAAATTGGATAGAACAACAGGATTTAAATTTCCCACTGATCAGAAAATTGCATGTTTAGATTCGAATCTTCTTAAGTTCCCGCTAATTTTAAGAAAATGGAAAGAAGGGGATTCTTTTCGTCCAATTGGCATGAAGGGTAAGAAGAAGATTTCCGATTTCTTCATCGATCAAAAATTCTCTATGCAGGATAAGGAAGACACTTGGTTATTGATTTCGGGCAGTAAAATTGTGTGGGTTGTTGGTCATCGCATGGATGACCGCTTCAAGATCACCAAGGCTACAACCAAAATATTTCGATTGGAATTGGCGTAG
- a CDS encoding YhdH/YhfP family quinone oxidoreductase, which produces MDTKAEFKALRIYEEDGKFIRRIEKRKIEDLPEGDVIVKVKYSSLNFKDALSVTGNKGVTRKYPHTPGIDAAGVVEHSESDKFKVGDQVIVTSYDLGMNSDGGFAEYIRVPEAWVVALPKDLSLRQAMIYGTAGFTAALSVYRLLAAGQTPEMGPVVVTGALGGVGSIAISILASLGFEVIAATFEKSGGEDELHELGVASRISSEITDDQSGRPLLRPLWAGAIDVIGGNTLHTLLKACKPMGNVTCCGNVGSGDLAMTMYPFILNGISLIGIDSQKCPMELRQKVWDKLAAEWNEYNNNEQVIESSLENLDIYIDLMLAKKSRGRVIVKI; this is translated from the coding sequence ATGGATACTAAAGCAGAATTTAAAGCACTTCGTATTTACGAAGAAGATGGAAAATTTATTAGAAGAATTGAAAAACGGAAAATCGAAGATCTTCCGGAAGGAGATGTAATTGTGAAAGTGAAGTATTCTTCTTTGAATTTTAAAGATGCACTTTCGGTTACCGGAAACAAGGGAGTAACAAGAAAATACCCTCATACACCAGGTATTGATGCTGCCGGAGTTGTGGAGCATTCGGAAAGTGATAAATTTAAAGTGGGCGACCAAGTGATTGTGACCAGCTACGATTTGGGCATGAATAGCGATGGTGGTTTTGCTGAATACATTCGAGTGCCGGAAGCATGGGTAGTTGCCTTGCCAAAGGATTTGAGTTTGAGACAAGCCATGATTTACGGTACTGCCGGATTTACTGCAGCCTTATCGGTATATAGATTGCTTGCAGCCGGACAAACTCCAGAGATGGGGCCAGTAGTTGTTACAGGCGCTCTTGGTGGAGTAGGTAGTATTGCTATTAGTATATTGGCTAGTTTAGGCTTTGAAGTAATTGCAGCTACTTTCGAGAAAAGTGGTGGTGAAGATGAATTACACGAATTAGGCGTTGCTAGTCGTATTAGCAGTGAAATTACCGACGATCAATCGGGCAGACCCTTGTTGCGACCATTATGGGCCGGAGCCATTGATGTAATTGGTGGAAATACTTTGCATACTCTTCTTAAAGCTTGTAAGCCAATGGGGAATGTGACCTGTTGTGGTAATGTTGGTTCGGGAGATTTGGCAATGACCATGTATCCTTTTATTCTAAATGGAATTAGTCTAATTGGCATCGATTCTCAAAAATGCCCAATGGAGTTGCGCCAAAAAGTTTGGGACAAGTTGGCTGCCGAGTGGAATGAGTACAATAATAATGAGCAGGTTATTGAATCTTCTTTAGAGAATTTAGATATTTACATCGACTTGATGTTGGCAAAGAAGAGTCGCGGTAGAGTAATTGTAAAAATTTAG